GGATATTAACCCGTGATTTTTGGATGGGATAAACCCCACCGCTTAACCACCTTGACCGacacatttatatatttgttgtttaaaatcatttcaggCATGCATATACTGTTTTTGGTTGTTTGTTTGAGGTTTAGTTGGGGGAGGTGGTGTTATCTTTAAAAACACGTTAGCTggtgtttcaaaaaaaaaatacaattctacAAGATTTTCTATGTATGCGGTTGAGCGATTTGAACAAGGAAGAAAGTTCCCACAAATAGACACGGACAGTTTGATGTACAATGCGACGCCCAGAGGGTGACACGCGGACAGATTTTCTCAACCAGGATGTCCTCGGATACTCAATAcccattttatgatatttatcagATGATTAAAAGATCAATAAATTTGAAAGGGATTACTACGGTAAATATTAAAGATATATTAGTAGTTATTATACGCAATAAATTAtagtaaataaagaaaacataaatagtttaatttcatttattgatggagaaaatattacaaatcgTCATTAACAACATTCAATACAAAATTAGCGTATTTAAGTACTTAGAGTGGTATCTTTGTGgtattataaatgtaaaataagttATTAGATTCATTCACGTAAAAGAATACCAAATTCCTCCAAAACCAGAAGTAAGTTCAAGAATTGAACAGAAATCTCTATTCGGATCTACATGTAAGTCGGAAACCCAGAAGAAGTCGCCTGTCCTTGCTCTGGTAACATATCCGGGTGTTACATGTCCTCACCCCGGGGCGACAGTACCTGGACGACTAAAGTTCAAACAGTTAGTCAACTTAGTATTGGTGAAAAAGGCACGCGTGTTGTAAAGATGGAAGCGAAATATGGACTGCTGGTATTGACTTTTTATGTGGCCATTTTTACAGGCGCTAAATGTGATATATATACTTCCATACAAAAAATAACAGCGTTGGCTGAAATGGAGGATAAGTTGTTCAAGGAGTTTGAGGTCTTTTTGCAGAAATCGGACACAAAGGGAGAAATTGTTCCGGATACAGTGATAAGGTAACTAAAATGTAAACCTTCATGTGACTAAAACTGGTGCTGTTAaaagatttaatgaaataaagaaaattaatggTTTTAATTGTCTTTCTTTAACATGAATTCGATATTATAAGGGATTGAAATGATAAACGATTATATCACCATAATGTCCGTcgattttttcaataattacaATTAATCTTTGTTTGTGTCAAAAGATTTGTGTTTTTAGTCATATGGGCAATTCCTAAAAGCAAATAAATAATTCAACAtttcatatgtacatgtgtcaATTATACAGCAAGTCCAGTACAGTACGGATTAACTTCAAAGCGAACTGCACGACTTTGTcctattttcacaatatttttttttctccagatTTTACAATGAAAGGAAAACTGATGGGCATCTTGACAAGTGTTTAGATATGGCTCACCCTGTTCGAGCATTCTATATACAACACAGGGTCTACAACGAATGGGGTGCCATGATCGAAGACCTGAAAGCCAACAAAACAATTGCTTTACAACCAACGGTAGCAGGTAATTGTTTAACAGTGTTTAACTCGGCATGGCTCTTTCCTGGTATACTTTATTAAAATTGCTAAACTTTATAGATAGTTCCGTGTTATATTTACTTTGTTTATATGAAAAGTAAAAATGTCTTTCAAAAATAATCCACAAACAAGAAATTTGATACTTCAGATCTGACTCTATATTTTCCCTTCAGGTTTCCTACATAAATACAAGTCAGTGATGACGTCATTGGGATTTTGGCCTGCCCTGGGAGACGTGGCTGGAGCAGCCGACAATATCCTCCGTCTGTGGAACGTATACGATCTCAACGTCAAAGACATCATCGACGGTGAAATTGCTTCGACCATGTCGAGACCTTTGAAGAAAAATGAGATTGAATTCATTACAGGAACAgcaaaaaatttagaaatggtGTATTACCACCTGTCCTTGTTATCGGAGCTTTATAATAGAACCCAAGACGAGGCAGAAAAGGAAAACTATCGAAAACGGTTAAATAAGGAATACTATCTGGTATGTTCTTCAAAGCTATTcaaatgaatgttaaaacaCCACATCTCATAACTCTTTAGAAGAAAATTTTATCATTGGTATTATGGTACTAATTTGAAGTGTTTATTAATACTTGAAGGGAAAGATGTGTGTCGTTATATTTACGTTCATCTATCCCATTACAATTTAATCTTTATCATCAATtatatcagggacgtatatataccggtacatctCACGAGGTGCGAGATTTCGCCCAGAATCCTATGGAAAAGCATACAGTTGCcaatcccgttagtatatacgtccctgctaTATTCAACGACGAAGAATTCACGGAACTGTTTAGATTTCTACAGTTTGGTTGCAAACATCGTCTCAACCCacgggttttgtgtccattctatttcGTTTGTGGAAATAGAATCGGCTACTCGATTCGTTTGTGgaaatagaatggacacaaTCCCCATGGCTTGAGACGATATATTGCAAAATCCAGTTAGTATAATTTATACATCCACGTTGGTACAAGAAAATGGAATGCTGTTTCCTTGAGTACCTATTTCGATGTGCAATTTTGTGAATACTCGTATAGATGCCGGCGGGAATCGGCTACTCGATTCCAAACACAGCTAAATAGCAAATAAATATAGTACATGCATGAACATAATGGTCCGCAGTGCAATCGGCCCATATCGCTGACGTTGAGTGATCGTACTGTACCCCTTATACATCCTTATACAATGTTTATAATCACCAGTAATATTTGGTATAGAAGTCAGTATGAGACGGGAGTTGATTCCGCTAAACCGGAGTCATAGAGGTGATGGCTGTGGCTTCATCACTAATAAAATAGGTACCACGCTCAGTTTCCACCTTAAAGTAACCTGCTTTGAAGATAGTGCGTGTATGAATCTAGTTTGGGGCTTCTATGCTGTGAAAAAAGTCTATTTCTCTGActtattttgttcttttattttttatgcaaaaagtGCATGacttaaaaatttcttttcttaattaatttgtttcaaTATGCTTGTATAGATAGTCTTTGTTGTTCAGTCTGTCTCAATGGTTTTATGCAGCACGTTTGGAcggattttaattaaattacacatacctgtgaaagaagtgcaatgaaagggaaaatatccgAGATATCTTTATTAACACGTTATTGTTTTTCACTTGAAAAAATTCACAGAAACAAAAACTGATTTGTTACGGAGAtttttaatggaaaatgttgacaccTTTTCTGCATTCGGgcgtcactcggaatacctcgcacacTTTTTTACGTTATCACCTGGGTACTTTTATTTCGCTTGCAATGCAGATTCCCCATAGGCTTTTTATTTTGAACCGTGTATTCAAACCTGACAAAGCTGAAGCTATATAAATGGGCCATTTTAGAGGAGAAATTTTGAGATGTTTTTTATACTatcgaatgaacatcgtttgaacacTGGTGGTATttctaaatattgaataatactGCAtcaatatcttgggacagactatagtaatcatataattatgtattttaggtatatcatttaaaaatacgaGTTATATTTCAAAGAAACAAATTAACGCCCCTCATTCTATGGAGAAAAAGCaaacagatatacatgtacagatcTCTTATTTTGATTTCAGATAAAAACAAGAACTTCTTCTACTTTGTTAGCTCCAACACTGGCGTATACAGGTAACCCCCtccccatctctctctctctctctctctctctctctctctctttaatttattgttatatGGTATAATGttattttagcatattttggaatattaatcatttttcaaaattgttttaaaaattgatacaaattGAGGTTCTATTGAAATGAAATCTTACTGCATCAGTGCATGACTGATCTAATAAATATTACGCCAATATTTTGGtggaaaattataaaagtaattTATGAATGGAATTTACAGATTTCCAGCGATTTCAAGCGCACAATCTAGTTATCAAAGAGGCAACGAGAAGTTCCATTTCCCAAGATGACATAAACAGCTTCTTTGCACCGCCTAACACATTCATGAAACTCTGTCGCGGACCTGCAAAGGTATAATACAGTACAATGCGTTGACCAACTAAAtgtggtatttcattatacatgtaaatattaatatgattaCTTTTCTTTTTGGATTAATTCTTATTTCATAAGATACCGAAATATACACTGCATGCTGCAATTGTCTTTATTTTTGTCACAGTCAAAGATAGTGGAGTCAAAACTTCGCTGTTTCTTAAGAAAGACGGCCATTCCAATCTACATGGCCAAAGAGGAAGTTGTTAATTATACCCCGCGTATTTCCCTGTTTCATGACGTCATATCAAACGATGATATACGGCAATTAAAGAAAGCAGGCACTAAGAAGGTAATTTTATTGTGCAGTGAGTAATAAGGTAAAAATAATACCAGTATCAATgctatatagtattatattcattaaatgaaACATTCTGTTAAACCCAGTGTTTGCGATTTCTATGCAAAGATATGGgcgttatttttttaaagtgtaatttcatgtattttctttCCCTTTAGCTAACTCATTCAAGAACCGGAGGCGGTTATGTTACTAGACTTAGAGTCAGTCAGACGTAAGTATTTACATATTTAGGTTTTTTTGTATACACTCTTTCTAAAATTACCCTAATTGCTCGGTAAAAATTAGAAAGCTtcgttgttttttgtttttttgggggtttttttttttggggggggggggtgtttttgttttgtttttgtgagggaaacaatacttttaaattcaaatatcatctgccaaaatgtaaaaaaaaaaaaactaatctAGAATGACGCTCTCCGGTGGCATTAATAGGTTTCCGACAACATTTCATACATTCGCTGCAGATGAACTTCGTTGTTAGGACATATTGCAGCATGTCCTTCACTCGATCAATAAAGAACTCTTTATCGTATAAGTTTGTCATATGTTTCATTCTTTTTACTCCTGAAGAGGCTGGGTGTATGATCAAGCTATTCCACAAGTGTCCAGGCGCCTCGCTCGCCGGATTGCTAACATTGTGAACTTAGACACAACCTTTAGATCCAAGGCGTCTCCAGTAGAGCCATGGCAGGTAAGATTTGAAAACATTGATCCACCGTCAGGGATACTGTACGTTACTGATCGTCCTCCTCGTATTTATACAAACAGTTAAAAATGTGTATATTGTGTAAGCTGCAGAAATGTAGCTCTACGCGAATTTTGGGTTGACGGACCGTGAAGCTATGTACAGTTTCATTCAAAAGACTATGCAGTATTTATTGGACACAACGGTCCGTCGACCCATTCTTCCCGCTGAGCTATAGTCCTGCAGATATATATTGTATGTGATGTGAATAGCTGATTTGCATTGTTATTGAatctttagagagagagagagagagagagagagagagagagagagagagagagagagagagagagagagagagagagagacataaGGGCATAATCAGAATCAACACTTGGTTTGTAACGACATATGAACTCTTGGGTGGTGGTATTCAAATGTCATAAGTGTtgttttgagaaatatttttttcctcgaCAAACTCCCAAAATTTCCAATGGAATGAACGGCACAAGTAACGTTATAATATTTCCCTAAAGACGTATAgcacaaaacaaacaaaacaaacattaattttaagatgtttgaaagtattgttttgtttaaatattttttgtctgttgCTTGCCAGGTTTTGAGCTACACGACTGGTGGATATTACGGCGAACATATTGATCCCGACGTAAGTCTTATTCTGTCATTACATTCATCGAAAGTAGCAAGATCAGTTACATAAGATTACATAAAATTTGATTGATAAGAGGaagttgaaattaacaaaagaaaTGTTCATCTGGTAAACAGATATAGTGAACCGGAAGTTGTCGTTGTTTCGGAATAATGATTTGGTGAAGgatatatgaaaaaatgtgTCTTCTTTGGGGAAATCAACCTTTATTTTTCCCTCACCATCGtgcaataaatgtattaacaaaagcaatgttaaaaaacaatttggAAAAGGGTCAACGTTAAGAACTGAATGTTAgataagcatttttttttttcatttcccaGTTTGAAGTGAAATATTATGActagttttgttcaacaactgatAAAATATGTGCACTCTTATGTAGCGTGGTATTGCATACTAGATATCGTTTGTTTCAGATTGGTGATGAGTTTTTATGGAACATGACAGAGGCGGTTCAGGGCCCTCGGGCTTTGTGGAGAAAACACACTGGACAAAGAATTGCTACCTGGATGTTTTATGTACGTACAAGTTTTTCTGTTGTGTTTTGCCTTCTTTTGGATGGTTTCGTTTTATACATTTACACTTGACAACGCAATGTGTTTCGTAATAGACGAATAAATATGATTTGGAGCAACTTTAATGTGGCTTACCGCACCTTGAAAATCTAATCAAGTTCatatagtttctcaaatcagcagaaaattattGGTAAATAATATGATgcataagaagtatatatacatttttggaTAAAGAAAGTATTCAAATCTGTGATCTGTGGTTCACAAGCCCGATAATTTAACCATTTAGCTATTAAGATATTCAACCAAATCGATTGATtccaaaaattcaagaaaacaGTTTCATCAccatttttttagtattgtcttaaaaagtatatgtCTAGAtttagtgaggtaccttaattcTGTTTTATGTTCAGCTTAGTGACGTAGAAGCAGGAGGAGCAACTGTGTTTCCAAAATTAGAAGCTCGCGTTCCAGTGGTCAAGGTTTGTTTCTATggatcttttattttaatgataataacAGGTTTAAGGAATGATTGATCAACATTTTCATCTTTACGtttttaaaatctgttgattataatacaaatacgtcagttatttcaaacattacaatacatgttatgtacatgtatctaaaatattctttttctaTAAACctgaataatttacaattttaaatgcatcccatcatttacatgtacattgtgaaaaattacaatgacaaaccgtcaaccatctcaaaaatccataaaacgaaatacaaattcaactacttaaaaaacaaatctcaatgaaaatttgtttttaaaaacattgcaTTTTATAATTCCCTTAATTCACCAAAAATATCGTTCACATAGAAAGAATACACCTgctattcaaattttaaagctaattaTAAGAGTTTAGCTTTACATTTAAAAGAGCACATTGTTACACACAGATTGACTTAAACTCGTATCTTTTTCTCGTACATTCTTTTAATCAtgcattgtttataaaaatcattttcttgattttatcaaaCTATTGTCAGTGTATTGAGTATACTcatgttgacatttgatttgGATAGCTTCGCTTTGATTGAATGGCAGGTTGTGATAAACCTCAGAGGGAGAAAGTCATAACTgcttttgatgaaaaaattgaaCAGCAATTTGCTATATGGTACATACTAAGAACAATGCTTACAGTGCGATTCTTCCAAAACTAAACTACAAACAACACAAAAGGTGTTTTTTTCcagatatctttaaaaatgtaattcagAGCATTTAGTATCCATCAAGTGTCAATACTAGTAGTATCGAATGAATATCGTtgaattcaaaataatgttaGACCATTAAACGGTTCTTTGTTCTTCTTAGGGAGCAGCAGCTTTTTGGTACAACTTGACGCCGAGCGGAAAGATAGACAGGAGAACCCAACACGCAGGCTGTCCCGTCATCCTCGGCTCAAAATGGGGTATACAGTGTTTATAACAAGAATTGTCAttcgaatatttttttagataaaaaaatcaatcctTTCTGCTTTAATTTGATgagattttgttttaataacttAATATTCTTTTGCAGTGTGTAATAAATGGATTCACGAAGTTAGTCAGGAATTCAAGCGACCTTGCGGGAAAACTGTCGCCTCAGAAGATTTTTATGAAGATGAATATATGCCACcttattaattcatgtgacagtATATAATTTTGTGCATTTGTTGTATGTCAGAAACCAATAATCCTGGTATTTGAGATATAcgtattatataaattatgtgtttatggttattattaaattatttacaactaCGTTTTGTCACTATCTCATTATTATGTGTGGAGGAACATGTAAGATTGTTGTGCTGGACCCTTTCACAATACAAGGTAGATAATTAAGGTGGCATTGGACACCTCCATATTATGACGAATTTCCTATGGAAATGcacaataaaatcattaatatattttttatccttTCGTAAACTTGTTACCCTAAAGAGTAGAGAGCGATGAGTCAGAACTTTAACAACCAATATGTATGTCATCAGTTCGAACCCCGCTTGGGGCTTTTACAATTAATATCtctccaaaaaaatttaaacattttttggtcaaaatactataaaacttataaattttaaacctaTAAACGTATTTTATCATAATGCATCTTAACCCTATCACATCGACAGATGTCGAATATAACATTAAATTACACAGATTAAACAGTTGCAATTTTTTCATACGAGGGGCATTCAATGGATAAATGTCACTAATCAGATTCCATAAGATACAGGGTTCAAATgacctttgaatttttttttacgcgTGATTTGGTTCATATTCTATTTATGGCCGTTTATATGACCATGTTTCATCATCGAATACTCGTTTGAGAAGCTGATATATAACCCCTACTCGAGATACTGTACAAAAATATG
The nucleotide sequence above comes from Magallana gigas chromosome 2, xbMagGiga1.1, whole genome shotgun sequence. Encoded proteins:
- the LOC105320302 gene encoding prolyl 4-hydroxylase subunit alpha-1, which gives rise to MSSPRGDSTWTTKVQTVSQLSIGEKGTRVVKMEAKYGLLVLTFYVAIFTGAKCDIYTSIQKITALAEMEDKLFKEFEVFLQKSDTKGEIVPDTVIRFYNERKTDGHLDKCLDMAHPVRAFYIQHRVYNEWGAMIEDLKANKTIALQPTVAGFLHKYKSVMTSLGFWPALGDVAGAADNILRLWNVYDLNVKDIIDGEIASTMSRPLKKNEIEFITGTAKNLEMVYYHLSLLSELYNRTQDEAEKENYRKRLNKEYYLIKTRTSSTLLAPTLAYTDFQRFQAHNLVIKEATRSSISQDDINSFFAPPNTFMKLCRGPAKSKIVESKLRCFLRKTAIPIYMAKEEVVNYTPRISLFHDVISNDDIRQLKKAGTKKLTHSRTGGGYVTRLRVSQTGWVYDQAIPQVSRRLARRIANIVNLDTTFRSKASPVEPWQVLSYTTGGYYGEHIDPDIGDEFLWNMTEAVQGPRALWRKHTGQRIATWMFYLSDVEAGGATVFPKLEARVPVVKGAAAFWYNLTPSGKIDRRTQHAGCPVILGSKWVCNKWIHEVSQEFKRPCGKTVASEDFYEDEYMPPY